In a single window of the Streptomyces sp. NBC_00094 genome:
- a CDS encoding S8 family serine peptidase translates to MRALPSAPVEKVIVTYKSQAAEAGSNTAAKSDTAEKAAKTGEQLSFERRLAGGGALVDLGDSATKQDLTEVMDAFRADPSVASVEPDIRAYAMAVTPNDTDYTKQWDLFEATGGMNVPAAWDKTTGSGVTVAVIDTGYAAHTDLATNVVSGYDFISTSADARDGNGRDADPKDEGDWNATDGECGTGSRASNSSWHGTHVAGTIGAVTNNTKGIAGIAYNAKIQPVRVLGKCGGSSSDIADAITWASGGSVPGIPANANPSKVINLSLGGASSTCPSVYQTAINGAVSRGTTVVVAAGNSNANASGFTPANCSNVITVASTSREGNRSYYSNYGTIVDVAAPGGETRRSTDTPGTVTTPENGIYSTLNSGTTTQSAENYKPYQGTSMAAPHIAGLAALLKSAKSTLTPAEIESAIKTNARPLPGTCTGGCGTGIADSAKTVDAVTTTTPPTGTVFTNATDVTISDNTTVSSSIAVTGRTGNAPAALKVGVDIKHSWRGDLVIDLIAPDGTVRNLKASSSSDSADNVLATYTVDASSEVANGTWKLQVRDVASGDTGYIDSWTLTF, encoded by the coding sequence ATGCGGGCGCTTCCGAGCGCCCCGGTCGAGAAGGTCATCGTCACCTACAAGAGCCAGGCCGCCGAGGCCGGTTCCAACACCGCCGCGAAGAGCGACACGGCCGAGAAGGCCGCGAAGACGGGCGAGCAGCTCTCCTTCGAGCGCCGCCTCGCCGGCGGTGGCGCCCTGGTCGACCTGGGCGACAGCGCCACCAAGCAGGACCTGACGGAGGTCATGGACGCGTTCCGCGCCGACCCGTCCGTCGCCTCGGTCGAGCCCGACATCCGCGCCTACGCGATGGCTGTCACGCCGAACGACACCGACTACACCAAGCAGTGGGACCTCTTCGAGGCCACCGGTGGCATGAACGTTCCTGCGGCCTGGGACAAGACGACCGGCTCCGGCGTGACCGTCGCCGTCATCGACACCGGCTACGCGGCCCACACCGACCTGGCGACCAACGTCGTCTCCGGTTACGACTTCATCTCCACGTCCGCCGACGCCCGCGACGGCAACGGCCGTGACGCGGACCCGAAGGACGAGGGCGACTGGAACGCCACCGACGGCGAGTGCGGCACCGGCTCCAGGGCGTCCAACTCCTCCTGGCACGGCACCCACGTGGCCGGCACCATCGGCGCCGTCACGAACAACACCAAGGGCATCGCGGGCATCGCGTACAACGCGAAGATCCAGCCCGTGCGGGTGCTCGGCAAGTGCGGCGGCTCGTCCTCCGACATCGCCGACGCCATCACCTGGGCGTCCGGCGGCTCCGTGCCGGGCATCCCGGCCAACGCGAACCCGTCGAAGGTCATCAACCTCAGCCTGGGCGGCGCCAGCTCCACCTGCCCGAGCGTCTACCAGACCGCCATCAACGGCGCCGTCTCGCGCGGTACCACCGTCGTCGTCGCCGCGGGCAACAGCAACGCCAACGCCTCCGGCTTCACCCCCGCGAACTGCTCGAACGTCATCACCGTGGCGTCGACCAGCCGTGAGGGCAACCGGTCGTACTACTCCAACTACGGCACCATCGTGGACGTGGCCGCGCCCGGTGGCGAGACCCGCCGCTCCACCGACACGCCCGGCACCGTCACCACCCCCGAGAACGGCATCTACTCCACGCTGAACTCGGGCACGACGACCCAGTCGGCCGAGAACTACAAGCCCTACCAGGGCACCTCGATGGCCGCGCCGCACATCGCCGGCCTGGCCGCCCTGCTGAAGTCGGCCAAGAGCACCCTCACCCCGGCCGAGATCGAGTCCGCGATCAAGACCAACGCCCGCCCGCTGCCCGGCACCTGCACCGGCGGCTGCGGCACCGGTATCGCCGACTCCGCGAAGACCGTGGACGCCGTCACCACCACCACCCCGCCGACGGGCACCGTCTTCACGAACGCGACGGACGTGACGATCTCCGACAACACCACCGTGTCGTCCTCGATCGCCGTGACCGGCCGCACCGGCAACGCCCCCGCCGCCCTCAAGGTCGGCGTGGACATCAAGCACAGCTGGCGCGGGGACCTGGTCATCGACCTGATCGCCCCCGACGGCACCGTGCGCAACCTGAAGGCGTCCTCCTCCTCGGACAGCGCCGACAACGTCCTGGCGACGTACACGGTCGACGCGTCGAGCGAGGTCGCGAACGGCACCTGGAAGCTCCAGGTCCGCGATGTGGCATCGGGTGACACCGGCTACATCGACTCGTGGACGCTCACCTTCTGA
- a CDS encoding GNAT family N-acetyltransferase encodes MAHASSGSLSVAPAMPEDWALVRSWAAEEGWNPGLSDVPAFFAQDPGGFFLGRVDGEPVSAISVVNYSDAYAFLGFYLVRPERRGLGHGLATWRAALAHAGDRSVGLDGVPAQQDNYRRSGFSTAYRTARFVGEIPAPDRPVTGVVPAERVDPAVVAAYDSACHHADRPRFLSAWLTTPGHRALVRVVDGRPTGYGVVRPAQDEARVGPLFADTPADAAALLDALAAEARDFGAARIAVDMPEANPAAARVALERGLEPTFETARMYTGPVRPVARERVFGVTTLELG; translated from the coding sequence ATGGCCCACGCCTCCTCCGGTTCGCTGTCCGTCGCCCCCGCCATGCCCGAGGACTGGGCTCTCGTGCGCTCCTGGGCGGCCGAGGAGGGGTGGAACCCCGGGCTCTCCGACGTCCCCGCCTTCTTCGCGCAGGACCCCGGCGGCTTCTTCCTCGGCAGGGTCGACGGGGAGCCGGTCTCCGCCATCTCGGTCGTCAACTACAGCGACGCCTACGCCTTCCTCGGCTTCTACCTCGTCCGTCCCGAACGCCGTGGGCTCGGCCACGGCCTGGCCACCTGGCGGGCCGCGCTCGCCCACGCGGGTGACCGTTCCGTCGGACTCGACGGGGTGCCTGCGCAGCAGGACAACTACCGCCGCTCCGGCTTCTCCACGGCGTACCGCACGGCGCGCTTCGTGGGCGAGATCCCCGCGCCCGACCGTCCGGTGACCGGCGTGGTGCCCGCCGAGCGGGTCGACCCGGCCGTCGTCGCCGCGTACGACAGCGCCTGCCACCACGCCGACCGACCGCGTTTCCTGTCCGCCTGGCTGACCACGCCCGGGCACCGCGCGCTGGTCCGGGTCGTCGACGGTCGTCCGACCGGGTACGGGGTCGTCCGCCCCGCCCAGGACGAGGCCCGCGTCGGGCCGCTGTTCGCGGACACCCCGGCGGACGCGGCGGCCCTGCTCGACGCGCTCGCCGCCGAGGCACGGGACTTCGGCGCCGCACGGATCGCCGTGGACATGCCGGAGGCCAATCCGGCGGCGGCCCGCGTGGCGCTGGAGCGCGGCCTCGAGCCGACCTTCGAGACGGCCCGCATGTACACGGGGCCCGTCCGCCCGGTGGCGCGGGAGCGGGTCTTCGGCGTCACGACGCTCGAACTCGGCTGA
- a CDS encoding phosphatase PAP2 family protein: MRELVLVTALFLVYKCGRLVANGHEARAFRNADRVWDAERALHLPGEGTIQHLLMHGEPLIRAANTYYAAVHFPATIAFLVWLYWRHPAHYLWSRRVLALLTGAALALHLLLPLAPPRMLAATGLVDTARVYGPSVYGATPETDSMANQFAAMPSLHFGWALMVAIGLIVATRSRWRALWLLHPLLTLLVIVGTANHYWFDALAAAALLGLALLAVRAPARGDAEPPSAPHAIGTTVRPAGALR, encoded by the coding sequence CTGCGCGAGCTCGTGCTGGTCACCGCGCTCTTCCTCGTCTACAAGTGCGGCCGGCTCGTCGCCAACGGCCACGAGGCCCGCGCCTTCCGCAACGCCGACCGCGTCTGGGACGCCGAGCGCGCGCTCCACCTCCCGGGCGAGGGAACGATCCAGCACCTGCTGATGCACGGCGAGCCGCTCATCCGGGCCGCCAACACCTACTACGCCGCCGTGCACTTTCCGGCCACGATCGCCTTCCTCGTCTGGCTGTACTGGCGCCACCCGGCCCACTACCTGTGGTCGCGCCGGGTCCTCGCGCTCCTCACCGGCGCCGCGCTCGCCCTGCACCTCCTGTTGCCGCTCGCCCCGCCGCGGATGCTCGCCGCCACCGGCCTCGTCGACACGGCTCGGGTCTACGGCCCGTCCGTGTACGGGGCCACCCCGGAGACGGACTCGATGGCGAACCAGTTCGCCGCCATGCCGTCGCTGCACTTCGGCTGGGCCCTGATGGTCGCGATCGGCCTCATCGTCGCCACCCGCTCCCGCTGGCGGGCCCTGTGGTTGCTGCACCCGCTGCTCACCCTGCTCGTCATCGTCGGCACCGCGAACCACTACTGGTTCGACGCACTCGCCGCCGCCGCGCTCCTCGGCCTCGCACTGCTCGCCGTCCGCGCCCCGGCCCGCGGCGACGCGGAGCCACCATCCGCGCCCCACGCGATCGGTACGACCGTCCGACCGGCCGGAGCCCTGCGATGA
- a CDS encoding DMT family transporter, with the protein MNPVAGTVLAVLLSLVSAAGYALAAVAQSRLAASPSPSPDGRGALRALLARGQWWWAVGLNAAGALAHVAALHYGPLTLVQPLGALTLVAALPLGAYCARRRVSRTEWRGALWTLGGLVGLVAMTGPAAPGEALSLRESLIVAAATALLIAALASGRVARSRGGAGGKGGRGLGHATASGIASGVGSALTQTLTAALALELPGGEPAWWQTALLAVLISGFAVGGLLLSQAAYRGGLAAPLAVVNLSNPAAAAIIGVALLGETFRAGAWGWPIAALASLVAARGVVLLTKGDIPAPDGSAGAPTRVASTVVAGSRPVPVPVPAPTPVPVPPRVADAHAPAPIPSPVSLSEAQPAPLAG; encoded by the coding sequence ATGAACCCCGTCGCCGGCACCGTGCTCGCGGTGCTCCTCTCCCTCGTCTCCGCCGCCGGCTACGCGCTCGCCGCCGTCGCCCAGTCACGACTGGCGGCCTCCCCCTCCCCCTCTCCCGACGGGCGCGGGGCGCTGCGCGCGCTGCTCGCCCGCGGTCAGTGGTGGTGGGCGGTCGGCCTCAACGCCGCCGGGGCCCTCGCCCACGTGGCCGCCCTGCACTACGGGCCGCTGACCCTGGTCCAGCCGCTCGGCGCGCTGACGCTCGTGGCGGCGCTGCCGCTCGGCGCCTACTGCGCACGCCGGCGGGTGTCCCGTACCGAGTGGCGCGGAGCGCTGTGGACCCTGGGCGGGCTCGTCGGCCTGGTCGCGATGACCGGCCCGGCCGCGCCCGGCGAGGCGCTCAGCCTGCGCGAGTCCCTGATCGTCGCCGCCGCGACGGCGCTCCTCATCGCCGCGCTCGCCTCGGGCCGCGTGGCACGGAGTCGCGGCGGCGCGGGCGGCAAGGGAGGCCGCGGGCTCGGGCACGCGACCGCCTCCGGGATCGCGTCCGGCGTCGGCTCCGCCCTGACGCAGACGCTGACGGCCGCGCTCGCGCTCGAACTCCCCGGCGGGGAACCCGCCTGGTGGCAGACCGCCCTCCTCGCGGTCCTCATCTCGGGCTTCGCCGTGGGCGGACTGCTGCTCTCGCAGGCGGCCTACCGGGGCGGGCTCGCGGCACCCCTGGCCGTCGTCAACCTCTCCAACCCCGCGGCCGCCGCGATCATCGGCGTGGCCCTGCTCGGCGAGACCTTCCGGGCCGGCGCCTGGGGCTGGCCGATCGCGGCCCTGGCGTCCCTGGTCGCGGCGCGGGGCGTGGTCCTGCTGACGAAGGGCGACATCCCGGCTCCCGACGGGTCCGCGGGGGCGCCGACTCGGGTGGCCTCCACGGTCGTCGCGGGGTCCCGGCCGGTGCCGGTGCCAGTGCCGGCGCCAACGCCAGTGCCGGTGCCACCCCGCGTCGCCGACGCCCACGCGCCCGCACCCATACCCTCGCCCGTATCCCTATCGGAGGCGCAGCCCGCGCCGCTCGCCGGTTGA
- a CDS encoding DNA/RNA non-specific endonuclease — translation MNPSDPASSAGGTGASPGTSPGASPGTSSAASSGASSRGALADRAGYDETFLGPVVPLPLPVRDTVRTVILPYTHFTVVFRPDRRLAASTAVCIEGRELQEDVPRDDAWVFDPRLPEEQQAGDEIYRNNSLDRGHLVRRLDPVWGPAAVAVRANADTFHFTNAAPQADVFNQGKQIWQGLENHILDHAAEFDRKLTVLTGPVLQDSDPPYRGIQVPMRFWKVAAFVQDGALAASAYVLDQSPDLSRDAERALAGAKAGAPPPLGPYRTYQVPVSDVAELTELEFGPLPDVDVMPPSRGPEDRWRRLESYGDIVLHH, via the coding sequence ATGAACCCTTCCGACCCCGCGTCCTCCGCTGGCGGCACAGGCGCGTCCCCCGGGACGTCTCCCGGTGCGTCTCCCGGTACGTCCTCCGCCGCCTCCTCCGGGGCTTCGTCCCGCGGCGCGCTCGCCGACCGCGCCGGCTACGACGAGACCTTCCTCGGCCCCGTCGTCCCCCTCCCGCTCCCGGTCCGCGACACGGTCAGGACGGTGATCCTGCCGTACACCCACTTCACGGTCGTCTTCCGGCCGGACCGGCGGCTCGCGGCCTCGACCGCGGTCTGCATCGAGGGGCGGGAGCTCCAGGAGGACGTACCCAGGGACGACGCCTGGGTGTTCGACCCCCGGCTGCCCGAGGAGCAGCAGGCGGGCGACGAGATCTACCGGAACAACAGCCTCGACCGAGGGCATCTCGTCCGCCGGCTCGACCCGGTCTGGGGACCGGCGGCCGTGGCGGTACGGGCGAACGCCGACACGTTCCACTTCACCAACGCCGCGCCGCAGGCGGACGTCTTCAACCAGGGCAAACAGATCTGGCAGGGCCTGGAGAACCACATCCTCGACCACGCCGCCGAGTTCGACCGCAAGCTGACCGTCCTCACGGGCCCCGTGCTGCAGGACTCCGACCCGCCGTACCGCGGGATCCAGGTGCCGATGCGGTTCTGGAAGGTGGCCGCGTTCGTCCAGGACGGGGCGCTCGCCGCCAGTGCCTACGTCCTCGACCAGAGCCCGGATCTGAGCCGGGACGCGGAGCGGGCGCTCGCGGGGGCGAAGGCGGGCGCGCCGCCGCCGCTGGGCCCGTACCGCACCTACCAGGTGCCGGTCTCGGACGTCGCGGAGCTCACCGAGCTGGAGTTCGGGCCGTTGCCCGACGTGGACGTGATGCCCCCGTCGCGCGGGCCGGAGGACCGGTGGCGGCGCCTTGAGTCGTACGGCGACATCGTTCTTCACCACTGA
- a CDS encoding SPFH domain-containing protein, producing the protein MADITRRSGWRHLRSAPTAHIRHQRRGQLVHDGEGLSFWFRPRTAALSEVPVNDRELAMAFHARTADFQDVSVQSTVTYRIGDPGAAATRLDFSIDPDTGAWRGTPLEQIATLLTETAQQHALDVLARTTLAAALVDGVAAVRDRISAGLAAEPRLPDTGIELVAVRVVAIRPEPEVERALRTPAREQIQQEADRATYERRAVAVERERTIAENELASKIELARQEERLVEQRGTNARREAEESAAADAVRAEAEAVRKVRLARAEAEAAQLVGEARAGAQSAWLRAHAEAEPATLHALAVHRAAENLPRIEHLTLSPDVLTGLLAKLGGEGGARS; encoded by the coding sequence ATGGCTGACATCACCCGGCGGTCCGGCTGGCGCCATCTGCGCTCCGCGCCCACCGCCCACATCCGCCACCAGCGCCGCGGACAGCTCGTCCACGACGGTGAGGGGCTGAGCTTCTGGTTCCGGCCGCGTACCGCCGCCCTCTCCGAGGTGCCCGTGAACGACCGGGAACTCGCGATGGCGTTCCACGCCCGCACGGCCGACTTCCAGGACGTGAGCGTGCAGTCCACCGTCACGTACCGGATCGGCGACCCGGGCGCGGCCGCCACCCGGCTCGACTTCTCGATCGACCCCGACACCGGCGCCTGGCGCGGGACGCCTCTGGAGCAGATCGCCACGCTCCTCACCGAGACCGCCCAGCAGCACGCCCTCGACGTCCTCGCCCGCACCACGCTCGCGGCGGCCCTCGTCGACGGGGTGGCGGCGGTACGCGACCGGATCTCGGCGGGCCTCGCGGCCGAACCGCGCCTTCCGGACACGGGCATCGAGCTGGTCGCGGTCCGGGTGGTGGCGATCCGCCCCGAACCGGAGGTCGAGCGCGCCCTGCGCACCCCCGCTCGCGAGCAGATCCAGCAGGAGGCCGACCGCGCCACGTACGAGCGCCGGGCCGTGGCGGTCGAGCGCGAGCGCACCATCGCCGAGAACGAGCTCGCCAGCAAGATCGAGCTGGCCCGCCAGGAGGAGCGGCTCGTCGAGCAGCGCGGCACCAACGCCCGTCGCGAGGCCGAGGAGAGCGCCGCCGCCGACGCGGTACGGGCCGAGGCCGAGGCCGTACGGAAGGTCCGGCTCGCCCGGGCCGAGGCCGAGGCGGCGCAGCTGGTCGGCGAGGCGCGCGCCGGCGCGCAGTCCGCGTGGCTGCGGGCGCACGCGGAGGCGGAGCCGGCGACCCTGCACGCCCTCGCCGTGCACCGGGCCGCGGAGAACCTGCCCCGCATCGAGCACCTGACGCTCTCCCCCGACGTGCTGACCGGGCTCCTCGCGAAGCTGGGCGGCGAGGGCGGGGCCCGGTCGTGA
- a CDS encoding LuxR C-terminal-related transcriptional regulator has product MTTAPHRPLRPTGAGAPPAPVGREELLARLERVLHARGRALLTGPAGVGKTELALAEAARAEARGETVLWLATLPSDREIPGAAAAALVASVAATVNWPGLGAAVPDPPAADLPPAGPPPHGSPHPGSSPPGAPSSGLPTPRTSSHGLPATGPSSTGPLASGQSTPGQSTSGPSAPAPFVPGQLAPGRTAHAQTSSGQFAPGVLASGIFDELPGPQRTAVAMLCREAPLDAGGWDPIALRLGIARILRALACRGPVLLVVDGVQHIDADSADLLRFALHLAPPALRVVAVETPEPYGETYESSRHRETSRPEDPHATHLWVPSEADVLLVPPLHADEIAELLIHHRLPSRMAGRIHRASGGNPRLALAVGRSLADARTPVHHAEALTLSGRARDLARQLLGAAPLPVRETLLLAALALRPSATLVRRAGRPNAEADLATAERADLVSLAEDGSVTFTAGLLPSTLVHDACWAERSAGHAALAEVVDDPVEAVRHRALATDIPDEELAAEVAAAAEVARRRGNSALAAELALLAAESTPGRHGTRRIARLVDAAEEAARAARADLAIRAATDLLARDASPSDRVRARLAVLDTAGQGLTGLDEMYVHAMEDSEGNTALRAAVQLRLAVKYVLADGDPQRSRTAAVESAALAASMGDPRTAAQALTVQARMDRALGSPDAEAVLAQARALELAERPLGIRNAAQILTIRHALFDGRLTDARDELGALLPLVQRRGSVEDAIELFSTLAEIESRIGPCAAALGHAGQSLALTLEAGLSPGPAWYALALAETAGGSFARAASYARRSVQASEEEGDRVFLSRSRYALGRVQLINGDVAAALETLRRVQADERAQSTVDPSMLRWHEELAEALLTTDAGDEALAVLAEVRPVAERLGRGTVLLGCDRVHALCLAAEGRTDAAAELLTGTAERFGRAGLPLEQGRALIALARVERRRRRRSAAQSALHEAASVFERVGAAPWLALAGETPAGAAGESSGAGSGGEEALPAFSSLTEAELRLARLVGQGASNQEAAAKLYLSVKTVEARLTRIYQKLDVRSRAQLATALRR; this is encoded by the coding sequence GTGACGACAGCACCGCACCGCCCCTTGCGTCCCACCGGCGCGGGGGCACCGCCGGCGCCGGTCGGGCGCGAGGAACTCCTCGCCCGGCTCGAACGCGTCCTGCACGCGCGCGGCCGCGCCCTGCTCACCGGACCCGCGGGCGTCGGCAAGACCGAGCTCGCCCTCGCGGAGGCCGCCCGCGCGGAGGCCCGCGGCGAGACCGTGCTGTGGCTCGCGACCCTGCCGTCCGACCGTGAGATACCCGGAGCCGCGGCGGCCGCGCTGGTGGCCTCCGTGGCGGCGACGGTGAACTGGCCGGGACTCGGCGCCGCCGTCCCCGACCCGCCCGCCGCGGACCTGCCTCCGGCCGGGCCGCCGCCGCACGGGTCGCCGCACCCCGGATCGTCGCCCCCTGGGGCGCCGTCCTCCGGGCTGCCCACCCCCAGGACGTCCTCTCACGGACTGCCCGCCACCGGTCCGTCCTCCACCGGACCTCTCGCTTCCGGACAGTCCACGCCCGGACAGTCCACGTCCGGGCCGTCCGCGCCCGCACCGTTCGTGCCCGGGCAGCTCGCGCCCGGCCGGACGGCCCACGCCCAGACCTCCTCCGGCCAGTTCGCGCCCGGCGTGCTCGCCTCCGGGATCTTCGACGAACTGCCCGGCCCCCAGCGCACCGCCGTCGCCATGCTCTGCCGCGAGGCGCCGCTCGACGCGGGCGGCTGGGACCCGATCGCCCTGCGGCTCGGCATCGCCCGGATCCTGCGCGCCCTCGCCTGCCGCGGCCCCGTGCTGCTGGTCGTGGACGGTGTGCAGCACATCGACGCGGACAGCGCCGACCTGCTGCGGTTCGCCCTCCACCTGGCGCCGCCCGCGCTGCGGGTGGTGGCCGTGGAGACCCCCGAGCCGTACGGCGAGACCTACGAGTCGTCCCGCCACCGCGAGACCTCCCGCCCCGAGGACCCGCACGCCACACACCTCTGGGTGCCGTCGGAGGCGGACGTCCTGCTCGTCCCCCCGCTGCACGCCGACGAGATCGCCGAACTCCTCATCCACCACCGGCTGCCCTCCCGCATGGCCGGGCGCATCCACCGCGCGAGCGGCGGCAATCCACGGCTCGCGCTCGCCGTGGGCCGTTCCCTCGCCGACGCCCGCACCCCGGTGCACCACGCGGAGGCGCTGACGCTCTCCGGGCGCGCCCGCGACCTCGCCCGCCAGCTGCTGGGCGCCGCGCCCCTTCCCGTACGCGAGACGCTGCTGCTCGCCGCGCTGGCGCTGCGGCCCTCGGCGACCCTGGTGCGCCGGGCCGGCCGGCCCAACGCCGAGGCGGACCTCGCGACGGCGGAGCGGGCCGACCTTGTGTCGCTCGCCGAGGACGGTTCGGTGACGTTCACCGCCGGGCTGCTGCCGTCGACCCTGGTGCACGACGCCTGCTGGGCCGAGCGGAGCGCCGGGCACGCGGCGCTCGCCGAGGTCGTGGACGACCCCGTGGAGGCGGTACGCCACCGGGCGCTCGCCACCGACATCCCCGACGAGGAGCTCGCCGCCGAGGTCGCCGCCGCAGCCGAGGTCGCCAGACGGCGCGGGAACAGCGCGCTCGCCGCCGAACTGGCCCTGCTCGCCGCCGAGTCCACGCCGGGACGGCACGGTACGCGGCGGATCGCCCGGCTCGTCGACGCCGCCGAGGAGGCCGCCCGCGCGGCCCGCGCCGACCTCGCGATCCGGGCCGCCACCGACCTCCTCGCCCGGGACGCCTCGCCCTCCGACCGGGTCAGGGCGCGCCTCGCCGTCCTCGACACGGCGGGCCAGGGGCTGACCGGGCTCGACGAGATGTACGTACACGCCATGGAGGACTCCGAGGGGAACACCGCGCTGCGGGCGGCCGTCCAGCTGCGTCTCGCCGTCAAGTACGTGCTCGCGGACGGCGATCCGCAGCGCTCCCGCACGGCCGCTGTCGAATCGGCCGCGCTGGCCGCCTCGATGGGCGATCCGCGCACGGCGGCGCAGGCGCTGACCGTACAGGCACGGATGGATCGGGCCCTCGGCTCTCCCGACGCGGAGGCCGTGCTCGCCCAGGCACGCGCGCTGGAGTTGGCCGAGCGCCCGCTCGGGATCCGCAACGCCGCACAGATCCTGACGATCCGCCACGCCCTCTTCGACGGCCGGCTGACGGACGCCCGTGACGAGCTGGGCGCCCTCCTCCCGCTGGTGCAGCGGCGCGGCTCGGTGGAGGACGCCATCGAGCTCTTCAGCACCCTCGCCGAGATCGAGTCCCGGATCGGCCCGTGCGCGGCGGCCCTCGGGCACGCCGGGCAGTCGCTCGCCCTCACCTTGGAGGCGGGACTCTCCCCCGGTCCCGCCTGGTACGCGCTCGCGCTCGCGGAGACCGCCGGCGGCAGCTTCGCGCGGGCCGCGAGCTACGCCCGCCGCAGCGTCCAGGCCTCGGAGGAGGAGGGCGACCGGGTCTTCCTCTCCCGCAGCCGGTACGCCCTCGGCAGGGTCCAGCTCATCAACGGGGACGTGGCCGCCGCACTGGAGACACTGCGGCGCGTCCAGGCCGACGAGCGGGCCCAGTCGACCGTGGACCCGTCGATGCTGCGCTGGCACGAGGAACTCGCCGAGGCGCTGCTCACCACCGACGCGGGCGACGAGGCCCTGGCGGTCCTCGCCGAGGTACGGCCGGTGGCGGAGCGGCTCGGGCGAGGCACGGTCCTGCTGGGCTGCGACCGCGTGCACGCCCTGTGTCTGGCGGCGGAGGGGCGTACGGACGCGGCGGCCGAGCTCCTCACGGGGACGGCCGAGCGCTTCGGCCGGGCCGGGCTGCCGCTGGAGCAGGGGCGCGCCCTGATCGCGCTCGCCCGGGTGGAGCGCCGCAGACGGCGCCGGTCTGCGGCGCAGAGCGCCCTGCACGAGGCCGCCTCGGTGTTCGAGCGGGTCGGGGCGGCGCCATGGCTCGCGCTGGCCGGCGAGACCCCGGCGGGCGCGGCGGGCGAGAGCTCCGGGGCGGGCTCGGGCGGCGAGGAGGCGCTGCCCGCGTTCTCCTCGCTCACGGAGGCGGAGCTGCGGCTCGCCCGGCTGGTGGGCCAGGGTGCCAGCAACCAGGAGGCGGCGGCGAAGCTGTACCTGAGCGTGAAGACGGTCGAGGCGCGGCTCACCCGGATCTATCAGAAGCTCGACGTCCGTTCGCGCGCCCAGCTGGCGACGGCCCTCAGACGGTGA
- a CDS encoding caspase family protein: protein MTTGLSLHIGLNEVDPARYEGWAGTLVACENDAHDMARLARAAGFEPTVLLTPDGTVSQVTAALGEAAARLGSGDILLFTYSGHGGQVPDDSGADDEPDALDETLVLYDRQFLDDEVQQAFRAFADDVRIVALLDCCHSGSSIEIPGGTDDGSGRYLPEPQQRQLYERDRGFFDELRRSLAEDGSADGAPDALLVSACQDNQVASDGPVNGAFTEALLRVWDDGAFQGGYRDFHRSIQRGLPPTQSPNLYLTGSPDPEFLAQRPFTV, encoded by the coding sequence ATGACCACCGGACTCTCCCTGCACATCGGACTCAACGAGGTCGACCCCGCCCGCTACGAGGGCTGGGCGGGAACCCTGGTCGCCTGCGAGAACGACGCCCACGACATGGCCCGGCTCGCCCGCGCCGCGGGTTTCGAACCCACCGTCCTGCTCACCCCGGACGGCACCGTCTCCCAGGTCACCGCCGCACTCGGCGAGGCCGCCGCCCGGCTCGGCTCCGGCGACATCCTGCTCTTCACCTACTCGGGCCACGGCGGCCAGGTGCCGGACGACTCCGGGGCGGACGACGAACCGGACGCCCTCGACGAGACCCTGGTCCTCTACGACCGTCAGTTCCTCGACGACGAGGTGCAGCAGGCCTTCCGCGCCTTCGCCGACGACGTACGGATCGTCGCCCTCCTCGACTGCTGCCACAGCGGCAGCAGCATCGAGATCCCCGGCGGTACGGACGACGGTTCGGGCCGCTATCTGCCCGAACCGCAGCAGCGGCAGCTGTACGAGCGCGACCGGGGCTTCTTCGACGAGCTGCGCCGCTCGCTGGCCGAGGACGGGTCCGCCGACGGGGCCCCCGACGCGCTGCTCGTCTCGGCCTGCCAGGACAACCAGGTCGCCTCCGACGGCCCCGTCAACGGCGCCTTCACCGAGGCCCTGCTCCGGGTCTGGGACGACGGCGCCTTCCAGGGCGGCTACCGCGACTTCCACCGGTCGATCCAGCGCGGACTGCCCCCGACGCAGAGCCCGAACCTCTATCTGACCGGCTCCCCCGACCCGGAGTTCCTGGCCCAGCGGCCGTTCACCGTCTGA